Below is a genomic region from Planctomycetia bacterium.
GCCTTGATGATCTCTTCCACCGCAAAGCCTTCCCACGATGCGCCGATCTTGGGATGCAGTTCCAGTTGATTCCGGCTTTCTATGCCCAGCAGCGCATGCAGCAGACCGCTGTCGCGAATGTAGACTTTCGGGGCTTTCACCTGTCGCTTGCTGAGGTTTTCATACCAGGCTGGCAGTTGCCTGATCATGAATACGCCAGAGAGCAGATCGAGGTAACGGCGTACGGTGGATTCCCCAACGGCCAGGGCACGAGCCAGTTCTGCTCCGTTCCAGATCTGGGCATGGTAATGAGCAATCATGTTCCAGAAGCGATGCAGGGTGATTGCAGGAATCGTAATGCCCAACTGGGGCAGATCGCGTTCGAGAAAAGTCTGAAGAAACTGTTTGCGCCAAATCACGGAATCGGTTTCTCTACGGGCAGCGTAAGAAAGAGGAAAACCGCCACGCAGCCAAAGGCGATCCATAGCGGATGATCCCAGATCAGCAAGACGTAGTCCTTCGAGGTAGACCGTTTCCAGACGACCGGCTAGCGATTCAGACGATTGCTTCAGCAATTCAGGTGATGCGGACCCCAGAATCAGGAACCGGGCCGGCAGGGGCTTGCGGTCAGCCAGCACTCGCAACAGGCGAAACAGCTCCGGGCGATGCTGGATTTCATCCAGCACCACCAGGCCCTTCAGTGGACGCAGTGCCGTATCGGGTTCGGAAAGACGAGCCAGGCTGACAGGGTCTTCCAGGTCAAAATAATTGGCGGAACGGGGGGAAACCAGTTGCCTTGCGAGGGTAGTCTTGCCACACTGGCGCGGGCCGAGAATGGCCACCACCCGGCTGCGACGCAGGGCAGCTTTGAGCAGTGCCATATCTGTGGGACGATTAATCATGACAAATGATATACCATGAAATTCCACCAGTCAATGGTGGATTTTCATGGTACTGTAAAATCAACTAAACAGCCCTTTCAAACATCCGTACATCCCTTCCGGGGTTTTCTCTTCATCCAGGTAGAGTCGATAGTAGGCCGTTTCGTCATCCACTACCCGCAGCCGATTACCTGGAATTCGACTTTGATTGGGCAACTCCGGTACCGGGCCGCTGAGAGCAGCCAGCTTGTCGATCCTGTTGCGTTGACGATATTCCAGCACCAGGTCTTTGCCTTCCAGGCGGATGTGGGCAACGCTCCATTTCGCTGCCAGGATTCGCAGTTCATGCATCTTGATAAGATTGGTAACGGGTTCAGGCAACGGGCCGTAACGGTCTGCCAGTTCGTCCTGAAAGTCAGCCAGCCGATCCAGTGATTTGACTCGCCCCAGACGGCGATAGACTTCGATCTTGGCTTTTTGGCCTTCCACATAACTGGCAGGTAGAAACGCAGGCCAGGGCAGTTCCACCGTCACTTCGATCATCTGCCTGACTGGTTGCTTTTTCGCCCGTCGCACTGCTTCTTCCAGTAACTGGCAATAGAGTTCGTAGCCGACCGAGGCAATGTGTCCGCTTTGCTCAGCACCTAGAATGTTACCAGCTCCGCGTATTTCCAGATCGCGCAGAGCGATCTTGAACCCCGCACCCAGTTCCCGGAATTCCTCAATGGCCTTTAATCGCTTGGCGGCAATGTCGGTCAATTTCCTGTTTGGATCAAGAAGCAGGTAACAGTAAGCACGGTGCTTGTACCGCCCTACTCTGCCTCGCAACTGATGCAGATCCGCCAGGCCATATCTATCAGCATCATCAATGAAGATGGTATTGGTGTTGGGGATATCCAAACCGCTTTCGATGATGGTGGTAGCCAGCAGGATATCAGCCTGGTGTTTGACAAACTGGATCATGACCTGTTCCAGTTCGCGTTCGTTCATCTGGCCATGGCCTATGAGGATGCGGGCTTCGGGAACAATCTGCTGCAGGCGATGGGCCACAGCTTCGATGTCGAATACGCGGTTATGGACAAAGTAAATCTGTCCTTCGCGTGCCAGTTCCCGGCGAATGGCATGCCGCACCAATTCGGGATCGAATCGACAGATGCGCGTTTCAATGGGCATACGACCCTGAGGCGGCGTCTCCAGATTGGAAATATCGCGAATGCCCAGCAGCGACATGTGCAGTGTTCGCGGGATCGGCGTCGCGGTCATGGTGAGCACATGCACTTGCGAACGCAGTTTCTTCAACTTCTCCTTGTGTTCCACGCCAAATCGCTGTTCCTCATCAATGATCACCAGGCCCAGGTCTTTGAAGGTGACATCCTTACTGAGCAGGCGATGGGTGCCGACGGCGATATCGAGTTGGCCAGCGTTGAGTTGCTTGACCATTTCCTTCTGTTCGCCAGGCCGCCTGAACCGCGACAAGCAAGCAACCTTAAAAGGAAACGCAGCCAGTCTGGTGGAGAAAGTACGGTAATGCTGCTCGGCGAGCACGGTGGTGGGGACCAGCACAGCCACCTGCTTGCCTGCGTCCACAGCCTTGAAGGCGGCACGCAGAGCGACTTCGGTTTTACCATATCCGACATCGCCACAGAGCAGGCGATCCATCGGGTGGGGATGCTCCAGATCTTTTTTGACATCACCGATGGCAGTATGCTGATCGGGCGTTTCTTCGTAAGGAAATGCCGATTCAAACTCATTCATCCAGACACTGTCAGCCGGGTAAGAAAAACCTGGCAACGTAGACCGCTGTGCCTGCAGGTCAACCATTTCCGCTGCAAGATCGAGAACCGCTTCGCGGACTTTCTCTTTACGCTTGGCCCAGGTGGTACCGCCCAGCTTTGAAAGTTCCGGTGCGGTGTTGCCTCCACCTACATACTTCTGCACGAGGTCGATCTTGTCGGTAGGCACATACATCTTCGTGCCGGCGGCAAACTCCAGCAGCATATGCTCGCTGAGCTGACCTTTGGTATCGAGAACCTGCAAGCCCTTGTAGCGGGCAATGCCATGATTGACATGCACCACCAGATCATCTTCTGCGAGATCGAGAAAACTTTCGATAGCCCGCGTTTCATATTTACGGACTGAAATCCGATGCGAGGTGGCAGCTGCATCCCGACGAAAGAGTTCCTGTGCGCCGAGCACGGTCAATTGGCTGTTCACCAGTCGAAAGCCGGAACGGATGTGGCCGGGGAGCAATAAAGTGCTGAGTCCTGAAGAATCAGTCCTGAGTGCTGAGTCCTGCGTGCTGAGTGAAGTTGATGGGGCGTTCTTTTTTTTACTCTTCGAACTCTCCTCCTTGGTGGGGGCAGTGGAAGCAGCATTCAAAAGTTCGCTGAGCCGCTGTTGTTCTCCCTTGCTGGGGCAGGCAATGACTATTTCACCACTCAGCGTGGCCAGTTCTTCCTTAACCTTCGCTGCATCGCCACTGAAACGTTCGACCGATTCAATCTGCAGGTGGCACGTTGCTTCAGCTGAAATCGTGGGCAACGCGGTTATGTGAACACTCGGATGCGCAATCAGATGCTTGAATGTTGCATCAATGCTGAACAGGCCTTTGATGTCATCTACCCGTTCGAGAAAGACTTTGGCTTGTTCCCGCAGGTCAGCAGGCTCCACCAGAATAACAATCGCACCGGCAGGCAGATACCTGGTAAAAGGGACCGTGTCGCTTAAACCCTGTTGGGTGAATACCGTGACGTTGACATGATCTATTGCTTCCTGCGAACGTTGCGTTTCCGGAGCAAAACGGCGGATGCTGTCGATGATGTCGCCAAAGAATTCCAGGCGCACAGGCCGATCTGCATCTGCAGGGTAAATGTCAAGAATGCCACCCCGTTTGCTGAACTCGCCCGGCAATTCCACGACTTCAGTACGCGTATATCCCCCTTCGACGAGCCAGGTGATCAGAGATTCCAGGCGGACTTCATCATCCTTGACCAGTTCTCGCGATTGGGCAGCGAGTGCAGCAGGGCTTGGCACCGGCTGCATCATCGATGTGATGGATGTCAGGAAGAGGGGTGAGGGGACAGAAGTCAGGGGTGAGGAGGCAGTATTCTCCCCTCTCCCCTCTGGGGAGAGGGGTTGGGGGTGAGGGGATTCTATCTGAGCGGATGTTTGAAGCCCCAGGAGCGACTTCAAGACCTTGAGCCTGCCTCCAGGTTCATCGCGATCAGGCACTTCGACAGGGCGACAGCCCAGAAAGGTTTCCAGATCGTCGCTCCAGACATCAATATCGGTGGCATGTGCCAGGACGATGAGCGTGGGACCCGCATTCATTTCCGCCAGGGAAGCAGCAGACAGAGCAGCGGAAGAACCCCAGGCGCCATCGATGGTGCCTGCCCGGTTTTTTCTGAGCGCAGCCAACACATCAGCGAAGCCAGGGTGTTCCCTGAGCAGCGCTGGCAATTGTGTTAGCGACGTAATGCGTGATGCCATGCACTTTCCGGTGTAAACGGGTTGTGCTGTTATATGGGCAGGTTTCGTGAGAACCTACTGTCTGCGCCGTCCCAGTGCCAGACTCAACTTGCCGAAGAAGGGAGTGCTATTCACTTCCGGTGCGCGAACGCCTGCCGCCAGGGTGGCTGCCACCGCACAGGTACCTGCCATCTTGCCTGGCGCAGGCAAAGGCGATTTCTTCAGCACGGTATCATCGTAATGTAATAACAGGAGTTGATGCTGATCAGCAAACTCATCCAGCGCTGACTGTTGCTTGCGTCGGGCGGAGGCGGCCAGAGCCATGATACTCTGCAGGCTATATCCTGCACGTCGGCAAAACAGCCGTGCTGCTTCCTGCAAATCTTCCAGCAACAGTTCACGCCGACTGGCTATTCCCAAGGTTAAAGTGGGAGGCCGGAGGATGACCAGCCGATCCACCTCAGGCCGAGGTCCGATCAGTTGATCACTGATGATGACCAGTGGCGTGGCAGGATCGGGCTCACGAGGCACTTCATCTGTCATGCTGATGAAAGGAGGCAACTCCATCAGTTTTTGCCCGGCCTGCTGCACGATGGTAACGGTCTGCTCACGTTCAATCAGTTTTGAAATAATCTCCAGCGCCAGCGGATCGTCCGGCTTCCAGCTTCGTTGCGTGGCGTGGTGATGGAGGGAAAATGGGTTAGCCATTTTATCATTATACAGTTGAACTGCCGGTATCTCTGCGGATAGGGTGATGGCAGGCAGATTGCTTTCGGAGCTATACCATGATCTTCTACCGCGTCACCATCATTCTGCAGCCTGGCATAGAAAGCGAATGGGTAAACTGGATGCAGCAAGTGCACATCCCGGATGTACTCAAGACAGGCTATTTTGAACAGTGTCGAATGTTCCGTGAACTGGAAGCCAGTGAACCAACGTTTGTGATGGAGTACCAGTGCCGCTCGCTGGAAGATTATCAGCGCTATCGCGAGCAACATGCACCTGCCTTGCAGAAAGAACATACGGAGCGCTATGCCGGGCGATTTCGAGGCACCCGGCAACTGCTGGAATGTTTGTCAAGTTAATCTTCAGAACTGCTTCATCATTCCATCACATTTTGCTTGCATCGGCTTGGGCGATTTGTCTATAGTGTCGGCAGACAACTTGTGTTCAGGGAGGCGAGCCAGTGTCGACTACACCCAAAATTGCCGGTACGAAGTTCAAGAGCGGGCAGCGGTGGAATGTGGAACCAAAGTTGATGGAACATGGCACACCATTTCAGGAACGGGATCACCAGTATCAATTTCGCGTGATGGATAAGCAGACCGGCCAAACGGTCGCTGTGTTCCATCGTGAAGAAATTCGCACCACCTGCGGCCTGGTGTATACCGGCGTCAAGTCTGTGGAAATTTCCGATGACGATTCAGCCGTGCTGACTGAATTTGTCGATGGCCGCAAGGAGATGCATCCGCTGCCGGTGTAGATGATTACTGTGCAATTGACTCTTGAATCCTGCCGATGGAGGCAGGATTTTTGCTTCTCAGGATTGACCATTTTGATCACAGTTAGTTACTTTTGACTAAAAGCAATTCCAGGCTCATGGCATTGCAACTGCCCAGACAGTGAGATATGAGGCTCCATCGTAACCTTAAGACAACCAGTTTTCTACTCGAAGTCCTTGTACTTGGGCAAAGTCCCGCAAGTTGGCCGAAAGCAATAGTGCGTTCTGAGTCAGGGCAATGGAAGCGATCTTCAAGTCCATCGTGCCGATGCGAAGCTTATTTGCTTTGAGTTGTTCGAAAGCCTCAACTGCTGCGTCATCAAACAAGGCAATATGGTAATCCGAGTAAAACTCAAACAGCGTGGCTAATTCACGGTACGGAGCAATGTGGCGACGGACATGCCGTTCCCTTGCGATGGAAGCCAGCCAGCCACGGAGTTGCTCTTCGATAGTGATAATGGTGACGCCCAATTCGGTATCCGAAGGCAACGCCAAAAGCTTCGTCTTCAAGAATCGAGCACGCTCGTTATCAGTAAATTTCAAAATCGATGCGTGATCGGTATCAAGCAGAATCATGCATCCTGTTCCCCACGGTGTGCAGCTTCCCTGTCGGCTTCACGAATCTTGCGGCCTTCTTCGTCAATCTGTTTCATCAACTCACTGTCGCCAGCAATACCGAGCGATCGACGCCAGTCCTTCTTCCGCTCTTGTTTACTGAAGATAGCTGCTTCCAATGCTGCAACGCGATGGGCAAGCGATTCTAATGAAATGGGTTCATTCATCGGTTAACTCCAACATCAACCTTAATCATACCCATATTTGCAAGACAAGCCAAGCAGCGCGGTGATTCGCTGCCTCGATTATCCATGAATTGCAGCGGAGCTGATGCGATTGACTTTCAACTTACCTTGATGCAATGAGTTTGGACAAGCAAACATTAGCATTCTCCCCTGCCTCATGCTATCATGCTCCCATCTCTCAACTTACTGAAGAAGGAGACTCTCCATGTCTGCTGTTGCTGATGCTCCCAAAACCAAACGGCCCACTGTTCACCTGCCCCAGCGCAAGTTGCTGATCGATGGCAAACACCACGATGCCATGTCGGGGAAGACTTTTCCCACCGTGAACCCGGCTACCGAAGAAAAGATTGCCGATGTGCCCTATGCTGGCAAGGAAGATGTCGATCTGGCTGTGAAAGCTGCAACGCACGCTTTCAACGAAGGTGCCTGGCCCAAGATGGATGCCCGCGACCGGGGTCGGCTGCTTTACAAGCTCGCTGACCTTATTGAAAAGAACATCGACGACCTGGCTGCTCTCGAATCGCTCGACAATGGCAAGCCCATTCGTGAATCGCGGCATGGCGACTTGCCTCTGGTCATCGACTGTCTGCGCTATTACGCTGGCTGGGCTGACAAGATTCAGGGCGAAGTGGTGCCTGTCCGTGGAGGCAACTTCTGTTACACCAAGCGCGAGCCGGTGGGCGTTGTCGGGCAGATCATCCCATGGAACTTCCCCATGCTGATGACTGCCTGGAAATGGGGTCCTGCCCTGGCTGCTGGTTGCACCATCGTCATGAAGCCGGCTGAACAGACTCCACTGAGTTGTCTGCGCATGGGCGAACTGGCCATGGAAGCAGGCTTTCCACCTGGTGTCATCAACATCCTGACTGGCTTTGGCGACACTGGCTCGGCCCTGGTGCAACACCCAGGCGTCGACAAGATCGCCTTCACCGGCCACACCGATACCGCCAAGATCATCATGAAGGAATCAGCTGCCACGCTCAAGCGGCTGACTTTCGAACTGGGCGGCAAGAGCCCGAACATTGTCTTTGCTGATGCTGACCTGAACGAAGCAGCAGCGGGCGCGTTCCTGGGCATCTACCTCAACCAGGGGCAGTGCTGCTGTGCAGGCTCTCGCCTGTTCGTGGAAGAGAAGGCTCACGATCAGGTGGTGGATATTCTGCAGAAGAAGGCCAAAGCTCATCGCGTGGGCGATCCGTTCGATATCGCCACCGAGCAAGGCCCGCAGATTGATAAGGATCAGTTCGACAAGATCATGCACTACATCGACGCTGGCAGGAAGCAGGGCGCCAAGTGCCTGGCGGGCGGCGAACGGCAAGGGGACAAAGGCTTCTTCATCAAGCCGACCATCTTTGCTGATGCGAAGGATGATATGGACATCATGAAGGAAGAAATCTTCGGCCCGGTGCTGAGCATCACACGGTTCAAGGATGTGAGCGAAGTGATCAAGCGTGCCAACGCCACCAACTACGGTTTAGCCGCAGCAGTGTGGACGAAGGACATCAACAAGGCTCACCGCATTGCTGATGCAGTGCGAGCGGGCACTGTCTGGATCAACTGTTACGACGCCTTCGACGCCGCCGCCCCATTCGGTGGTTTCAAACAAAGCGGCCAAGGCCGCGAGCTGGGCGCCAAGGGCCTGGATGCGTATACCGAGACGAAGACGGTGGTGATTAAGTTGTAACACTCTTACTCCCCTCTCCCTCCCGGGGAGAGGGGCCGGGGGTGAGGGGTATCCTTTTTCGTATTAAACCCGATGAGAACCTACGCCTGCATTGCAGCCCCGAAAGGGGCGACCAGCCAGTAGCCAGGGGTGACCGAAGGGAACCCCTGGTAAGAGTTCCAAAAAGAATTCTCCAGGCACCCTGAAGGGGTGTGCATCTCCGGACTCTAGTCTGCTCCATATAGCTTTGCACTCCTGTTTCAGTTACAATTCGCCGCCTATGAAACAATCTACTGTTCCAACAATCAACGAAGTCGACTTCTGCGGAAAGATGGCGACTGCAGCGACTACATTCTTTGCTAACAACCCAGGTCGATGCCCATTTATAGAAGCTCGGATTGAAGGTTTAGGCAGCAGTAGAAGCAAAAACGCACGAAAAGATCTGCGTTTCTATGGCCCAAATCAAAAAATCCTACTCACTGGTGAAGTAAAGTTACCAGGTAACACCAGCGCGTTCGATTCAAAGGTGGTAAAGGATGCTCACGACAAAGCAGAAGAGGCGATAGTCCAGTATTTCTTTACTTGGGATGTTAACACCTTTGTGCTATGGGATCGTTCCCAATGGAAAAAGCCGCTTCTGGAACGACGAATGAAGGTCTGGCAATTACGGCTTAACCTAGCAAGCCCGCAAGAAGTCGCCCGAACCGAATCACTTGACCACATTGAAAAACGATTTCTTCCGGATCTTCTACTTGATCTATCCGACATAGTATCTGGCCTCAAGCGTGACTGGGCCTTGCCTCAGGACGAAGTCTTCCTGCGTTCATTGGAAAGTCATCTTGAATGGCCAGTGGCACTTCTGCGATTACACCTTCACCAGAAAACAGAGACTGATAAAGGATTCGATTTACGACTCCAAGAGTGGATGGTTACCAACGATCTTCAGGTAAGACGAACCCAGCCGGATGAATGGAGAAAAGCGCTCGATACTGCTGCGCGATCGCTAGCCTATATCTGGACGAATCGACTTATTTTCTACAAAGCGCTGCGCGCACGTTTTCCGGAATTGCCCAAACTCGAACTTGGGTCCAACATCAAGAACAAGCAGCAAGCATTGAGAAGACTTGATGATCTGTTTACGAAAGCTGCAAAACGCAGTGGCGATTATGAATCGTTGCTGTTTCCCGAAACACATGACTGGGCCAATGAATTGGTTTTTGTGCCCGAGGGTTCAGTTGATGCCTGGCGTGGTTTTCTTCGAGGTATTGAGAGTGTCGACTTCCATGAAGTCTCATCAGATGTTATCGGGCTCATCTTTCAAAAGCTGGTCAGCCCTGAAACCCGTCATCGCTATGGACAGCATTTTACCGGTCCTGATCCAGTCGATTTGATCAACTCGTTTTGCATCCGTAAAGCCGATGCAAAAGTTCTTGATCCCGCCTGTGGTTCTGGTTCATTCCTCGTGCGCGCTTATTACCGTAAGCGTGCTATGAACTCCAGACGCTCTCACGTGGACATGCTGGGTGATCTCTTCGGATGTGACGTTTCTTTGTATCCGGCTCATCTGGCAACGCTCAATCTGGCAGCCCGTGAAATCAACGACGAAGCGAATTATCCGAGGATTGAACGGCGTGACTTTTTCGACATCAAGGCAGGGAAGCCTTTCTGTCACATCCCTGAACAACCAAGTGGTGAACAGGTTGCTATTAAACTGCCTGAACTCGATGCTGTCGTCGGCAATCCCCCTTATGTTCGACAAGAGAAGATTGCCAAGAAAGATAAGCCAAAGTATGCCAAGGTTGTTGATGACGCATTCAAGGGCACTGAACTATCCGGGCGGGCTGACTTACATTGTTATTTCTGGCCCCATGCAGCCAGGTTTTTGAAAGAAGGGGCAGCATTCGGATTCCTGACCAGCGGGCAATGGCTGGATGTTGATTATGGATTTGATTTACAACGATGGATTCTCAAGCATTTCAAGATTATTGCCATTATGGAGAGTTCCACCGAACGATGGTTTCCCGATGCACGGGTGAAGACTTGTATTACGATTCTTGAACGATGTAGTGATGAGGCAGATCGTCGGAAGAACACTGTACGCTTCGTCCGTTTCGAGAAACCCCTGGCCGATATCATTGG
It encodes:
- a CDS encoding ATP-binding protein gives rise to the protein MINRPTDMALLKAALRRSRVVAILGPRQCGKTTLARQLVSPRSANYFDLEDPVSLARLSEPDTALRPLKGLVVLDEIQHRPELFRLLRVLADRKPLPARFLILGSASPELLKQSSESLAGRLETVYLEGLRLADLGSSAMDRLWLRGGFPLSYAARRETDSVIWRKQFLQTFLERDLPQLGITIPAITLHRFWNMIAHYHAQIWNGAELARALAVGESTVRRYLDLLSGVFMIRQLPAWYENLSKRQVKAPKVYIRDSGLLHALLGIESRNQLELHPKIGASWEGFAVEEIIKAVQPEQAYYWATHQGAELDLLLFKKGKRIGVECKRRDAPTLTSSMHIALEDLKLDKLLIVYPGDKRYSLGSQVEAVPLAELAKPGAAPHWLRNTP
- the mfd gene encoding transcription-repair coupling factor — protein: MASRITSLTQLPALLREHPGFADVLAALRKNRAGTIDGAWGSSAALSAASLAEMNAGPTLIVLAHATDIDVWSDDLETFLGCRPVEVPDRDEPGGRLKVLKSLLGLQTSAQIESPHPQPLSPEGRGENTASSPLTSVPSPLFLTSITSMMQPVPSPAALAAQSRELVKDDEVRLESLITWLVEGGYTRTEVVELPGEFSKRGGILDIYPADADRPVRLEFFGDIIDSIRRFAPETQRSQEAIDHVNVTVFTQQGLSDTVPFTRYLPAGAIVILVEPADLREQAKVFLERVDDIKGLFSIDATFKHLIAHPSVHITALPTISAEATCHLQIESVERFSGDAAKVKEELATLSGEIVIACPSKGEQQRLSELLNAASTAPTKEESSKSKKKNAPSTSLSTQDSALRTDSSGLSTLLLPGHIRSGFRLVNSQLTVLGAQELFRRDAAATSHRISVRKYETRAIESFLDLAEDDLVVHVNHGIARYKGLQVLDTKGQLSEHMLLEFAAGTKMYVPTDKIDLVQKYVGGGNTAPELSKLGGTTWAKRKEKVREAVLDLAAEMVDLQAQRSTLPGFSYPADSVWMNEFESAFPYEETPDQHTAIGDVKKDLEHPHPMDRLLCGDVGYGKTEVALRAAFKAVDAGKQVAVLVPTTVLAEQHYRTFSTRLAAFPFKVACLSRFRRPGEQKEMVKQLNAGQLDIAVGTHRLLSKDVTFKDLGLVIIDEEQRFGVEHKEKLKKLRSQVHVLTMTATPIPRTLHMSLLGIRDISNLETPPQGRMPIETRICRFDPELVRHAIRRELAREGQIYFVHNRVFDIEAVAHRLQQIVPEARILIGHGQMNERELEQVMIQFVKHQADILLATTIIESGLDIPNTNTIFIDDADRYGLADLHQLRGRVGRYKHRAYCYLLLDPNRKLTDIAAKRLKAIEEFRELGAGFKIALRDLEIRGAGNILGAEQSGHIASVGYELYCQLLEEAVRRAKKQPVRQMIEVTVELPWPAFLPASYVEGQKAKIEVYRRLGRVKSLDRLADFQDELADRYGPLPEPVTNLIKMHELRILAAKWSVAHIRLEGKDLVLEYRQRNRIDKLAALSGPVPELPNQSRIPGNRLRVVDDETAYYRLYLDEEKTPEGMYGCLKGLFS
- a CDS encoding cobalamin biosynthesis protein; this encodes MANPFSLHHHATQRSWKPDDPLALEIISKLIEREQTVTIVQQAGQKLMELPPFISMTDEVPREPDPATPLVIISDQLIGPRPEVDRLVILRPPTLTLGIASRRELLLEDLQEAARLFCRRAGYSLQSIMALAASARRKQQSALDEFADQHQLLLLHYDDTVLKKSPLPAPGKMAGTCAVAATLAAGVRAPEVNSTPFFGKLSLALGRRRQ
- a CDS encoding DUF4286 family protein, with product MIFYRVTIILQPGIESEWVNWMQQVHIPDVLKTGYFEQCRMFRELEASEPTFVMEYQCRSLEDYQRYREQHAPALQKEHTERYAGRFRGTRQLLECLSS
- a CDS encoding type II toxin-antitoxin system VapC family toxin; the protein is MILLDTDHASILKFTDNERARFLKTKLLALPSDTELGVTIITIEEQLRGWLASIARERHVRRHIAPYRELATLFEFYSDYHIALFDDAAVEAFEQLKANKLRIGTMDLKIASIALTQNALLLSANLRDFAQVQGLRVENWLS
- a CDS encoding aldehyde dehydrogenase family protein, which gives rise to MSAVADAPKTKRPTVHLPQRKLLIDGKHHDAMSGKTFPTVNPATEEKIADVPYAGKEDVDLAVKAATHAFNEGAWPKMDARDRGRLLYKLADLIEKNIDDLAALESLDNGKPIRESRHGDLPLVIDCLRYYAGWADKIQGEVVPVRGGNFCYTKREPVGVVGQIIPWNFPMLMTAWKWGPALAAGCTIVMKPAEQTPLSCLRMGELAMEAGFPPGVINILTGFGDTGSALVQHPGVDKIAFTGHTDTAKIIMKESAATLKRLTFELGGKSPNIVFADADLNEAAAGAFLGIYLNQGQCCCAGSRLFVEEKAHDQVVDILQKKAKAHRVGDPFDIATEQGPQIDKDQFDKIMHYIDAGRKQGAKCLAGGERQGDKGFFIKPTIFADAKDDMDIMKEEIFGPVLSITRFKDVSEVIKRANATNYGLAAAVWTKDINKAHRIADAVRAGTVWINCYDAFDAAAPFGGFKQSGQGRELGAKGLDAYTETKTVVIKL